In Euwallacea fornicatus isolate EFF26 chromosome 26, ASM4011564v1, whole genome shotgun sequence, one DNA window encodes the following:
- the HisCl1 gene encoding glycine receptor subunit alpha-2 isoform X1, with amino-acid sequence MLLDARLRVFVLLYSCLSGIMSINHYNNSRDYGIPEESSLSLRDILPLRPKHYDKNRAPKFHGQPTIVYFHVTVLSLDSINEESMTYVTDIFLAQSWRDPRLRLPENMREEYRILDVEWLHNIWRPDCFFKNAKSVTFHEMSIPNHYLWLYHDKTLLYMSKLTLVLSCAMKFETYPHDTQICTMMIESLSHTDHDLVFIWNMTDPLVVNPDIELPQLDISNNYTTDCTIEYSTGNFTCLAVVFNLRRRLGYHLFHTYIPSALIVVMSWISFWIKPEAIPARVTLGVTSLLTLATQNTQSQQSLPPVSYVKAIDVWMSSCSVFVFMSLMEFAVVNNYMGPVATKAMKGYSDEDLHSNVNNYRGMDRPRYSSVSQPQYPTFCNGKSIPLCIDQFSRFFFPFSFLILNIVYWSTFL; translated from the exons ATGCTCTTAGATGCGAGATTGAGGGTCTTTGTCCTTTTATATTCGTGTCTATCTGGGATAATGTCTAT TAATCACTATAATAACAGTAGAGATTATGGGATCCCGGAAGAATCCAGTTTATCCCTTAGGGACATCCTTCCGTTAAGACCAAAACACTATGACAAAAACCGAGCCCCGAAATTTCATGGGCAGCCTACTATCGTGTATTTCCACGTCACGGTTCTCTCTTTAGATTCCATAAACGAGGAATCTATG ACATACGTGACAGATATATTCCTGGCACAAAGTTGGAGAGATCCCAGGCTACGCCTTCCAGAAAATATGAGAGAGGAGTACAGGATTTTGGACGTCGAGTGGCTTCACAACATTTGGAGGCCCGACTGCTTCTTTAAAAACGCCAAAAGTGTGACTTTCCACGAAATGTCAATTCCTAATCACTATTTATGGCTCTACCACGACAAAACCTTACTCTATATGTCGAA ATTGACTCTCGTCTTATCTTGCGctatgaaatttgaaacttaTCCCCACGACACGCAGATTTGCACCATGATGATTGAAAGTT TGTCTCACACAGATCATGACTTGGTATTTATATGGAATATGACGGATCCACTGGTAGTGAATCCCGATATTGAGCTGCCTCAGCTAGATATATCGAACAATTACACTACCGACTGTACTATCGAATATTCTACAG GGAACTTCACGTGCTTAGCTGTGGTGTTTAACTTGAGAAGAAGACTGGGGTACCACCTGTTCCATACCTACATCCCTTCAGCATTGATCGTGGTAATGTCATGGATATCCTTCTGGATCAAGCCTGAGGCCATACCTGCTCGCGTCACTTTAGGCGTCACTTCTTTGCTTACTTTAG CAACTCAGAATACACAGTCGCAACAATCGTTACCTCCTGTGTCATACGTGAAAGCAATAGACGTGTGGATGTCCAGTTGCTCAGTATTTGTCTTTATGTCCCTTATGGAGTTCGCAGTGGTCAATAACTACATGGGCCCTGTGGCGACTAAAGCTATGAAGGGGTATTCTGACGAGGACCTCCATTCAAACGTTAACAACTACAGG GGTATGGATAGACCTCGTTATAGCAGCGTTAGCCAACCCCAGTATCCCACCTTTTGCAATGGAAAAAGTATACCTTTGTGCATCGAtcaattttccagattttttttccctttttcgtttttgattttgaatattGTGTACTGGTCCACGTTCCTTTGA
- the HisCl1 gene encoding glycine receptor subunit alpha-2 isoform X2 translates to MLLDARLRVFVLLYSCLSGIMSMDILPLRPKHYDKNRAPKFHGQPTIVYFHVTVLSLDSINEESMTYVTDIFLAQSWRDPRLRLPENMREEYRILDVEWLHNIWRPDCFFKNAKSVTFHEMSIPNHYLWLYHDKTLLYMSKLTLVLSCAMKFETYPHDTQICTMMIESLSHTDHDLVFIWNMTDPLVVNPDIELPQLDISNNYTTDCTIEYSTGNFTCLAVVFNLRRRLGYHLFHTYIPSALIVVMSWISFWIKPEAIPARVTLGVTSLLTLATQNTQSQQSLPPVSYVKAIDVWMSSCSVFVFMSLMEFAVVNNYMGPVATKAMKGYSDEDLHSNVNNYRGMDRPRYSSVSQPQYPTFCNGKSIPLCIDQFSRFFFPFSFLILNIVYWSTFL, encoded by the exons ATGCTCTTAGATGCGAGATTGAGGGTCTTTGTCCTTTTATATTCGTGTCTATCTGGGATAATGTCTAT GGACATCCTTCCGTTAAGACCAAAACACTATGACAAAAACCGAGCCCCGAAATTTCATGGGCAGCCTACTATCGTGTATTTCCACGTCACGGTTCTCTCTTTAGATTCCATAAACGAGGAATCTATG ACATACGTGACAGATATATTCCTGGCACAAAGTTGGAGAGATCCCAGGCTACGCCTTCCAGAAAATATGAGAGAGGAGTACAGGATTTTGGACGTCGAGTGGCTTCACAACATTTGGAGGCCCGACTGCTTCTTTAAAAACGCCAAAAGTGTGACTTTCCACGAAATGTCAATTCCTAATCACTATTTATGGCTCTACCACGACAAAACCTTACTCTATATGTCGAA ATTGACTCTCGTCTTATCTTGCGctatgaaatttgaaacttaTCCCCACGACACGCAGATTTGCACCATGATGATTGAAAGTT TGTCTCACACAGATCATGACTTGGTATTTATATGGAATATGACGGATCCACTGGTAGTGAATCCCGATATTGAGCTGCCTCAGCTAGATATATCGAACAATTACACTACCGACTGTACTATCGAATATTCTACAG GGAACTTCACGTGCTTAGCTGTGGTGTTTAACTTGAGAAGAAGACTGGGGTACCACCTGTTCCATACCTACATCCCTTCAGCATTGATCGTGGTAATGTCATGGATATCCTTCTGGATCAAGCCTGAGGCCATACCTGCTCGCGTCACTTTAGGCGTCACTTCTTTGCTTACTTTAG CAACTCAGAATACACAGTCGCAACAATCGTTACCTCCTGTGTCATACGTGAAAGCAATAGACGTGTGGATGTCCAGTTGCTCAGTATTTGTCTTTATGTCCCTTATGGAGTTCGCAGTGGTCAATAACTACATGGGCCCTGTGGCGACTAAAGCTATGAAGGGGTATTCTGACGAGGACCTCCATTCAAACGTTAACAACTACAGG GGTATGGATAGACCTCGTTATAGCAGCGTTAGCCAACCCCAGTATCCCACCTTTTGCAATGGAAAAAGTATACCTTTGTGCATCGAtcaattttccagattttttttccctttttcgtttttgattttgaatattGTGTACTGGTCCACGTTCCTTTGA
- the LOC136347086 gene encoding chemotaxis regulatory protein ChePep-like, whose amino-acid sequence MHIALSQVGILFLALQCHSQGASSPNSENNRHFPTDPQYQPIDRRNIKQERPLQPISSAGATKDQHETTQPQATQHESIYTLQDSNDPEPNGRTKRGKKLAKVEQYLKEVTPTTKTLYEPRQYQAESQLLPLYEQYIIETSKPTPIAQNILAIQNAILARENAIYEQKRSEQLQRQLKAKEGHAQNYDISEPEDEYVYYTNVADGNEPAIGDEEDKEEEEDDDDGEEETPATKPDAEYEERSAPLSKEEKSKTPNREIVYYHNVEYNRESGDKQSYEKKNGVSEHTPVAKNDEQEDDDEEPEKEAEEEGEEEEEGEEGEEEKEDEEPQKPPPPKFQAKLPEEIRQKVFLPTEAGLSHLYQPQDPYELPEDVKVPSKKPKEQIYVSDVKYEKNIVYKPGQAPHEEVTYYIEPEIVEYQLESAPTVNYITDDKKGMYLWQPSETPTQQIQPTPKDDNYQKYRSNVAQYHQVPVTKATKPKQQFVAYVLVPHTQQPSTSQQSYQTQQYAIQDSPPQNQAQQQADAPAYLGPTDEEYQQSQVKQKLGRNSSLRILKTGKPVVFIGHEE is encoded by the exons ATGCATATTGCACTTTCGCAAG TTGGTATCCTGTTTCTGGCCTTGCAGTGTCATTCTCAGGGAGCTTCGTCTCCGAATTCTGAGAACAACAGGCATTTTCCCACAGATCCACAGTACCAACCTATAGATAGGCGCAATATAAAGCAGGAACGACCTTTGCAACCAATTTCAAG TGCTGGGGCAACAAAGGACCAACACGAGACGACCCAGCCTCAAGCGACTCAGCATGAGTCCATTTACACACTCCAGGACTCCAACGATCCCGAGCCCAATGGGAGGACGAAGCGAGGAAAGAAATTGGCAAAAGTAGAGCAGTATCTGAAAGAAGTGACACCAACAACTAAAACGCTCTACGAACCGAGACAGTACCAAGCTGAGTCACAGTT ATTGCCCCTATATGAGCAGTACATCATCGAGACTTCGAAGCCTACTCCAATTGCTCAAAACATTCTCGCCATTCAGAATGCCATATTAGCCCGGGAAAACGCTATATATGAACAGAAAAGGTCTGAACAGCTTCAGAGACAATTAAAGGCTAAAGAGGGACATGCGCAGAACTACGACATTTCCGAACCTGAGGATGAGTATGTTTACTACACAAACGTCGCGGATGGAAATGAGCCTGCCATTGGAGATGAAGAGGACAAAGAGGAGGAAGAAGACGATGATGATGGAGAGGAGGAAACACCTGCGACGAAGCCGGATGCTGAGTATGAAGAGAGATCTGCACCACTTTCCAAGGAAGAAAAATCGAAGACTCCTAACCGGGAAATTGTATATTACCACAATGTAGAATATAATCGCGAGTCTGGAGATAAACAATcatatgaaaagaaaaacggTGTATCGGAGCATACTCCCGTAGCAAAGAATGACGAGCAAGAAGACGATGACGAAGAACCCGAGAAGGAGGCCGAAGAGGaaggagaagaagaagaagaagggGAAGAAGGGGAAGAAGAAAAGGAAGACGAAGAACCGCAAAAGCCACCCCCACCTAAATTTCAAGCCAAATTACCTGAAGAGATTAGGCAGAAAGTTTTCCTGCCAACTGAGGCAGGGTTGAGTCATCTGTACCAACCCCAAGATCCATATGAACTCCCCGAGGATGTGAAAG TACCATCGAAGAAGCCTAAGGAGCAAATCTACGTATCAGACGTGAAATATGAAAAGAACATAGTGTATAAACCCGGGCAAGCACCCCACGAAGAAGTGACTTACTACATCGAACCAGAAATAGTTGAGTACCAGTTGGAATCTGCCCCAACTGTCAATTACATAACTGATGACAAGAAGGGGATGTATTTGTGGCAGCCGAGCGAAACACCGACCCAGCAAATTCAACCAACCCCGAAAGATGACAACTACCAGAAATACAGAAGCAACGTTGCTCAGTACCATCAAGTTCCGGTAACCAAAGCCACGAAACCGAAACAACAATTTGTGGCTTACGTTTTAGTTCCTCATACTCAGCAACCCTCGACCAGTCAACAGAG CTACCAAACTCAGCAATACGCCATTCAGGATTCGCCGCCACAGAATCAAGCCCAGCAACAAGCAGATGCCCCAGCTTACTTGGGACCAACAGACGAGGAGTATCAACAGTCTCAGGTGAAGCAGAAGCTGGGGAGGAACTCCAGTTTAAGAATCCTAAAAACTGGAAAGCCAGTTGTATTCATAGGCCATGAAGAGTAA